One window of Lemur catta isolate mLemCat1 chromosome 3, mLemCat1.pri, whole genome shotgun sequence genomic DNA carries:
- the LOC123633883 gene encoding thioredoxin-interacting protein: MVMFKKIKSFEVVFNDPEKVYGSGEKVAGRVIVEVCEVTRVKAVRILACGVAKVLWMQGSQQCRQTLEYLRYEDTLLLEDQPTAENEMVIMRPGNKYEYKFGFELPQGPLGTSFKGKYGCVDYWVKAFLDRPSQPTQETKKSFEVMDLVDVNTPDLMAPVSAKKEKKVSCMFIPDGRVSVSARIDRKGFCEGDDISIHADFENTCSRIVVPKAAIVARHTYLANGQTKVLTQKLSSVRGNHIISGTCASWRGKSLRVQKIRPSILGCNILRVEYSLLIYVSVPGSKKVILDLPLVIGSRSGLSSRTSSMASRTSSEMSWIDLNIPDTPEAPPCYMDIIPEDHRLESPTTPLLDDMDSSQDSPIFMYAPEFKFMPPPTYTEVDPCILNNNVQ, from the exons ATGGTGATGTTCAAGAAGATCAAGTCTTTTGAGGTGGTCTTTAACGACCCGGAAAAGGTGTATGGCAGTGGCGAGAAGGTGGCCGGCCGGGTGATAGTGGAGGTGTGTGAAGTTACTCGAGTCAAAGCCGTTAGGATTCTGGCTTGCGGAGTGGCTAAAGTCCTCTGGATGCAGGGATCCCAGCAGTGCAGACAGACCTTGGAGTATTTGCGCTACGAAGATACGCTTCTCCTGGAAGACCAGCCAACAG ctGAGAATGAGATGGTGATCATGAGACCTGGAAATAAATACGAGTATAAGTTTGGCTTTGAGCTTCCTCAGGG GCCTCTGGGAACatctttcaaaggaaaatatgggTGTGTAGACTACTGGGTGAAGGCTTTTCTTGATCGCCCCAGCCAGCCAActcaagagacaaagaaaagctTTGAAGTGATGGATCTGGTAGATGTCAATACCCCTGATTTAATG GCACCTGTGTCTgctaaaaaggagaagaaagtttCCTGCATGTTCATTCCTGATGGGCGGGTGTCTGTCTCTGCTCGAATTGACAGAAAAGGATTCTGTGAAG GTGATGACATTTCCATCCATGCTGACTTTGAGAATACATGTTCTCGAATTGTGGTCCCCAAAGCTGCCATTGTGGCCCGCCACACTTACCTTGCCAATGGCCAGACCAAGGTGCTGACTCAGAAGTTGTCATCAGTCAGAGGCAATCATATTATCTCAGGGACATGTGCATCATGGCGTGGCAAGAGTCTTCGGGTGCAGAAGATCAGGCCTTCTATCCTGGGCTGCAACATCCTTCGAGTTGAATATTCTTTATTG ATCTACGTTAGTGTGCCTGGCTCAAAGAAAGTCATCCTTGACTTGCCCTTGGTAATCGGCAGCAGATCAGGTTTAAGCAGCCGAACATCCAGCATGGCCAGCCGAACCAGCTCAGAGATGAGTTGGATAGATCTGAACATCCCCGATACCCCAGAAG ctcCTCCTTGCTATATGGATATCATTCCTGAAGATCATCGATTGGAGAGCCCCACCACTCCTCTGCTAGATGACATGGACAGCTCTCAAGACAGCCCTATCTTTATGTATGCTCCCGAGTTCAAGTTCATGCCACCACCTACTTACACTGAG GTGGATCCCTGCATCCTCAACAACAATGTGCAGTGA